Proteins co-encoded in one Candidatus Kapaibacterium sp. genomic window:
- a CDS encoding ABC transporter ATP-binding protein — protein MSLLLRAQNLVKSFSRRALNDTPVLRGVSVELAAGEFVALVGPSGAGKSTLLHLLGTLDRPDGGTIELWLEGERYCYEELSEERLAWLRQRALGFVFQAYHLVPELTALENVMLPALIAGIPWRQARQRALELLRVIGMGQRAEHLPAELSGGEQQRVAIARALINRPVLVLADEPTGSLDSANAALVLQLLRELQQQVGSTLVLATHSPELAAAADRSLYLLDGQLVTASPLVPKP, from the coding sequence ATGAGCCTGTTGCTGCGTGCGCAGAATCTCGTCAAAAGCTTTTCCCGCCGAGCACTCAATGATACTCCCGTGTTGCGAGGGGTTTCTGTGGAATTGGCTGCTGGAGAATTCGTCGCCCTCGTTGGGCCATCGGGGGCCGGGAAGAGCACGCTGCTTCACCTACTGGGGACATTGGACCGTCCGGATGGCGGCACCATAGAACTCTGGTTGGAAGGGGAGCGGTACTGCTATGAGGAGCTCTCTGAGGAACGGTTAGCGTGGTTGCGGCAGCGCGCTCTTGGCTTCGTGTTCCAGGCATATCATCTTGTCCCAGAGCTAACGGCGCTTGAGAATGTCATGCTCCCAGCGCTCATTGCAGGAATCCCGTGGCGTCAAGCACGGCAGCGCGCGCTGGAGCTTCTCAGAGTCATCGGGATGGGGCAACGTGCGGAACATCTCCCAGCGGAGCTCTCGGGCGGGGAGCAGCAGCGGGTCGCCATTGCGCGGGCACTCATCAACCGACCAGTGCTCGTCTTAGCAGACGAACCAACAGGGAGCTTGGACTCAGCTAATGCTGCTCTAGTGCTCCAGCTTCTTCGAGAGCTCCAACAACAGGTTGGTAGCACCCTTGTACTGGCAACTCACAGTCCCGAGCTGGCGGCTGCGGCCGACCGTAGCCTCTACCTCTTGGATGGACAGCTTGTCACCGCCTCCCCGTTAGTGCCTAAACCCTAA
- the pheS gene encoding phenylalanine--tRNA ligase subunit alpha produces MLEELQALQGELLNELEAVQSLADLEAFRLRHLVRRGTLGRLRERFRELPADQKPVVGRLLNELESTIRRCFEERRRLLEEQAEEQLSIDLSLPGRHSFLGGRHPIQQVLDEVVAIFRRLGFVVATGPDIEDDEHNFTALNFPPEHPARDMQDTFFLTPDRQILLRTHTSPVQLRLMRALVPPIRAIVPGRVYRNEEINPRSLAEFHQVEGLVVDRTTSFAELKGTLVAFAQQMYGSGIAYRFRPSFFPFTEPSAEMDIQCFLCRGSGCRVCKGTGWLEICGCGMVHPTVLRNGGIDPETYLGFAFGMGIERIAMLRFGLDDIRLLYQNDLRVLRQFQ; encoded by the coding sequence ATGCTGGAAGAGCTGCAGGCGCTGCAGGGGGAGTTGCTCAATGAGCTGGAAGCTGTTCAATCCCTTGCTGATCTGGAGGCCTTTCGGCTGCGACATTTAGTCCGCCGAGGCACCCTCGGACGTCTCCGAGAACGTTTCCGCGAACTACCCGCCGACCAGAAGCCTGTCGTCGGTCGGCTCCTCAACGAACTCGAATCCACCATCCGCCGTTGCTTTGAGGAGCGGCGACGCTTGCTTGAAGAACAGGCAGAAGAGCAGCTCAGCATAGACCTCTCTCTGCCCGGCCGGCACAGCTTCCTTGGTGGACGGCATCCAATTCAGCAAGTCCTCGATGAAGTCGTCGCGATCTTCCGCCGCCTGGGATTTGTCGTTGCTACAGGACCCGATATCGAGGACGATGAGCACAACTTCACAGCTCTCAACTTTCCGCCCGAGCACCCAGCACGGGACATGCAGGATACTTTCTTCCTGACGCCAGACCGTCAGATCCTCCTGCGCACGCATACCTCACCGGTACAGCTACGACTTATGCGTGCTTTAGTCCCGCCGATTCGCGCAATCGTGCCAGGGCGGGTCTACCGGAACGAAGAGATCAATCCTCGCTCGCTTGCTGAGTTCCATCAGGTCGAGGGCTTGGTAGTGGACCGCACGACGAGCTTTGCCGAGCTGAAAGGGACTTTGGTGGCCTTCGCACAGCAGATGTATGGCAGCGGAATAGCATACCGCTTCAGGCCCTCCTTCTTCCCTTTTACAGAACCCAGTGCGGAAATGGACATCCAGTGCTTCCTCTGCCGCGGGAGCGGTTGTCGAGTATGCAAAGGGACGGGATGGCTGGAGATCTGCGGCTGTGGCATGGTACATCCCACAGTTCTGCGCAATGGCGGGATAGACCCCGAGACCTACCTGGGATTCGCATTCGGGATGGGGATTGAACGAATTGCGATGCTGCGGTTCGGCTTGGATGACATTCGCTTGCTCTACCAGAACGATCTCCGCGTCCTGAGGCAGTTCCAATGA
- the rplT gene encoding 50S ribosomal protein L20, whose product MRARNRSASRERRKKILRLAKGYWGARSKLLRQAKDHVAKALQYAYRDRRQRKRYFRRLWIIRINAAARQEGTTYSRLMAALHRKNVQLNRKLLAELAMNRPEVFRQIVQMALHA is encoded by the coding sequence ATGCGTGCTCGTAACCGCAGTGCCTCGCGAGAGCGGCGCAAGAAGATCCTTCGACTAGCGAAGGGGTATTGGGGTGCGCGGAGCAAATTGCTCCGTCAGGCAAAGGACCACGTAGCCAAGGCTCTACAGTATGCATATCGTGACCGGCGACAACGGAAGCGCTACTTTCGGCGGTTGTGGATCATCCGCATCAACGCGGCAGCTCGGCAGGAGGGGACAACCTACTCACGACTCATGGCTGCATTGCACCGTAAGAACGTGCAGCTCAACCGCAAGCTCTTGGCAGAGCTAGCGATGAACCGCCCGGAGGTCTTCCGGCAGATCGTGCAGATGGCGCTCCACGCCTAA
- the rpmI gene encoding 50S ribosomal protein L35, with protein MPKAKTNRSAAKRFSVTATGKLKRNRAYRSHLLVGKPRKRKRRLRHPALVSSADRGRVERMLCLR; from the coding sequence ATGCCGAAGGCCAAGACGAATCGTTCTGCGGCGAAGCGCTTCTCCGTGACGGCGACGGGGAAGCTGAAGCGGAACCGAGCGTATCGGAGCCACCTGCTGGTTGGTAAACCTCGAAAGCGGAAGCGGCGGCTCCGACATCCTGCTCTGGTCAGTAGCGCTGACCGGGGGCGTGTAGAACGGATGCTCTGTCTAAGGTAG
- the infC gene encoding translation initiation factor IF-3, whose protein sequence is MTIQRRYRVNEEITAPEVRVVDAEGKTIGIMRRREALEYAQRVGLDLVEVAPQAQPPVCKLLDYGKFAYELQKKERHQRRQQQLHQLKELRFKANTDVHDFNFKVRHAREFLVGGHKVKATVLFRGREILYPERGEELLNRFWQAVEDIAKLDQPAKLEGKMMTLIVSPDKVKIQRRQAEERSSGSAPRPQPAV, encoded by the coding sequence GTGACGATACAGCGTCGGTATCGGGTCAACGAGGAGATCACCGCACCGGAAGTTCGGGTGGTAGATGCTGAAGGGAAGACGATTGGGATTATGCGACGGCGGGAGGCACTGGAGTATGCTCAGCGTGTGGGACTGGATCTCGTTGAAGTCGCTCCCCAAGCGCAACCCCCAGTCTGCAAGCTCTTAGACTACGGTAAGTTCGCTTATGAGCTCCAGAAGAAGGAGCGCCACCAGCGCCGCCAGCAGCAGCTCCATCAACTCAAGGAGCTCCGCTTTAAGGCGAATACTGACGTCCACGACTTCAACTTCAAGGTCCGTCATGCCCGAGAGTTCTTGGTAGGAGGGCACAAGGTCAAGGCGACTGTACTCTTCCGTGGTCGGGAAATCCTCTACCCCGAACGAGGAGAGGAACTGTTGAATCGTTTCTGGCAAGCTGTGGAGGACATTGCAAAGCTGGATCAACCGGCAAAGCTGGAAGGCAAGATGATGACGCTTATTGTCTCTCCTGATAAGGTCAAGATTCAGCGGAGGCAAGCTGAAGAGCGTAGCTCTGGTTCAGCACCTCGTCCTCAACCGGCTGTGTGA
- a CDS encoding LysM peptidoglycan-binding domain-containing protein produces MTYILHRVRRNETAHNIAQRYGVTVTQLQEWNPSCFRKGILLAGSTLRIYVQRPINGKTPSSRQQNRIYTVRAGDSLFSIARRFGVSVEELRNYNDLEGDYIRVGQRLRIP; encoded by the coding sequence TTGACGTACATACTCCATCGAGTCCGGCGTAACGAGACAGCTCATAACATCGCCCAGCGCTACGGTGTCACCGTCACCCAACTTCAGGAGTGGAACCCGAGCTGCTTTCGCAAGGGGATACTGCTTGCTGGCTCTACCCTTCGGATTTACGTACAACGTCCTATCAACGGAAAGACACCCTCCTCCCGCCAGCAGAATCGCATCTACACAGTCCGTGCCGGGGATTCTCTCTTCTCGATCGCGCGGCGCTTTGGGGTCAGCGTAGAAGAGCTGCGGAACTACAACGATCTGGAAGGCGACTACATCCGCGTCGGGCAGCGTCTGCGTATTCCGTAA
- a CDS encoding PAS domain-containing sensor histidine kinase — protein MSVPLLIGRLAAAFIGRSRSTPPSLVSWQRRQPLVLRTLFEHLPLAAAVVDEHDIVLAVNPAFTELFGYSADEAIGQPIGPLIVPEELRSEGLHFTESALAGEPINTETVRQCRNRLRIPVWLRAVPIRLSGRYLGVLALYQDIRPLHEHRQRLTEPVQELQHLNAAKDRLLAVISHDLRAPLATAQSLAGLILAEAHSPEAVIEHATKLQRLLSDQLELVNELLEFARSEEGHSTLQRSALDLCEVLIHALDSVTLLAYSKQIRLVPKLPEMGIPMEGDPHKLRRVFTNLLSNAVKFTPEHGAVEIEAWVEYEGSSLPIVVQIRDTGIGIPPEHLPSLFVPYAAAQRQGTRGERGVGLGLAIVKRFVELHGGTIELHSVPEHGTTVTLRFPQAPPAR, from the coding sequence ATGTCAGTGCCGCTGCTGATAGGGCGGCTCGCTGCAGCCTTCATAGGTAGATCGCGAAGCACACCACCATCGCTTGTCTCCTGGCAGCGTCGCCAGCCACTCGTCCTCCGTACACTCTTCGAGCATCTCCCTTTAGCAGCAGCCGTCGTTGATGAACACGACATCGTCCTAGCGGTCAATCCCGCCTTCACAGAGCTCTTCGGCTACTCCGCCGACGAAGCTATTGGGCAGCCAATCGGTCCTCTCATCGTCCCTGAAGAGCTTCGCTCAGAGGGGCTTCACTTTACGGAGTCCGCTCTCGCCGGCGAACCTATTAATACGGAGACAGTTCGCCAGTGCCGCAACAGGCTTCGAATCCCTGTCTGGCTACGGGCTGTTCCTATCCGCCTCTCCGGACGCTACCTCGGTGTCTTAGCACTGTACCAGGACATCCGCCCGCTCCATGAACACCGCCAACGACTCACCGAACCGGTCCAAGAGCTTCAGCACCTCAACGCTGCTAAGGATCGGCTGCTAGCCGTCATCTCCCATGACCTGCGTGCGCCCTTGGCAACCGCACAGAGTTTGGCAGGGCTGATCCTGGCAGAAGCACACTCGCCGGAAGCTGTCATAGAACATGCCACCAAGCTTCAGAGACTCCTCAGCGATCAGTTGGAGCTAGTCAACGAACTCCTAGAGTTTGCACGCTCCGAAGAGGGGCACTCTACACTCCAGCGGTCAGCATTGGACCTCTGCGAAGTGCTCATCCACGCTCTTGACAGCGTCACCCTCCTGGCTTATAGCAAACAGATACGGCTGGTACCCAAGCTCCCGGAGATGGGCATTCCAATGGAAGGAGACCCTCATAAGCTCCGGCGAGTTTTCACCAATCTTCTCTCCAACGCTGTCAAGTTCACACCAGAACACGGTGCTGTGGAGATAGAAGCATGGGTTGAGTACGAAGGATCCTCCCTCCCCATCGTTGTACAGATCAGGGATACCGGGATTGGCATTCCTCCAGAGCACCTCCCTTCTCTCTTTGTACCCTACGCAGCCGCACAACGGCAAGGGACACGAGGTGAGCGTGGGGTTGGCTTGGGATTGGCAATTGTCAAGCGCTTCGTGGAGCTCCATGGCGGGACAATCGAGCTCCATAGTGTACCCGAGCATGGGACGACCGTCACCCTGCGTTTTCCCCAAGCTCCCCCTGCACGCTAG
- the paaJ gene encoding phenylacetate-CoA oxygenase subunit PaaJ, with the protein MVTYEDIWQALSTVYDPEIPNLAITDMGMVADVHLDPDSERVVVKLTPTFVGCPAIPLIRAEVEQRLRQLPLRDVVVEITYDPPWTTNRLSPKAREILRQFGIAPPPVYEGLEFPLELLQEPVECPYCGSVDTVLQTPFGPTLCRAIHYCNTCHQAFEQFKPV; encoded by the coding sequence ATGGTGACGTATGAGGACATCTGGCAAGCGCTAAGTACGGTTTACGATCCCGAGATCCCCAACCTTGCTATCACGGACATGGGGATGGTGGCGGATGTGCATCTGGACCCTGACTCTGAGAGGGTGGTGGTCAAACTTACCCCTACCTTTGTTGGGTGTCCAGCGATTCCTCTAATTCGCGCCGAAGTAGAGCAACGTCTCCGTCAGTTACCCTTGCGTGACGTCGTTGTGGAGATTACGTATGATCCACCGTGGACGACCAATCGGCTCTCTCCAAAGGCCCGAGAGATTTTGCGCCAGTTCGGCATCGCACCGCCGCCAGTATACGAAGGGCTAGAGTTCCCGTTGGAGCTGCTTCAAGAACCTGTAGAGTGCCCATATTGCGGGAGCGTGGACACGGTCCTACAGACACCTTTCGGTCCAACACTATGTCGTGCGATTCACTACTGCAACACTTGTCATCAGGCTTTTGAACAGTTCAAGCCGGTGTAG
- the paaC gene encoding phenylacetate-CoA oxygenase subunit PaaC translates to MTVLPVELRPALKDLLYRMADDALILGHRHSEWTGLGPILEEDIAFSSIAQDKIGHAYALYQLLHELGEPDPDRIAFFRDAPEFRCCHLVEYPNGGYDFSLMRHLLFDVAEQWRYHLLEGSRYEPLARLARKVRGEIKYHVLHATQWVVQLGARGTEESHHRMQQALERVFPLALGIFEVTPYDELLAAEGIFLGERVLQERWLETISSIIEQATLQLPDLQTVVPAYGGRRGIHTEYLQPLLDEMGEVIRSEPDAEW, encoded by the coding sequence ATGACCGTCCTACCCGTAGAACTGCGGCCAGCGCTGAAGGATCTGCTGTACCGAATGGCGGATGATGCGCTTATCCTCGGTCACCGCCATTCGGAATGGACTGGCTTGGGGCCAATTCTGGAGGAAGACATCGCTTTCTCCTCTATCGCCCAGGATAAGATTGGCCATGCGTATGCGCTCTACCAACTACTGCACGAATTAGGTGAGCCCGATCCTGACCGAATTGCTTTCTTCCGGGATGCTCCGGAGTTTCGCTGCTGCCACCTGGTAGAGTACCCAAACGGCGGCTATGATTTCAGCCTTATGCGCCATCTCCTCTTCGATGTTGCTGAGCAATGGCGATATCATCTTCTGGAGGGTTCTCGCTACGAGCCTCTGGCACGTCTTGCCCGGAAGGTACGTGGGGAGATCAAGTACCATGTCCTCCACGCTACCCAGTGGGTCGTCCAGTTGGGAGCTCGGGGGACGGAGGAGAGCCACCATCGGATGCAGCAAGCCCTGGAGCGGGTCTTCCCGCTGGCACTAGGAATCTTTGAGGTAACACCGTACGACGAGCTCCTTGCTGCAGAAGGGATCTTTCTGGGAGAGCGAGTGCTGCAAGAGAGATGGCTAGAGACGATCTCCTCCATCATAGAGCAGGCGACGCTTCAATTACCGGACCTCCAGACAGTTGTGCCTGCGTACGGTGGACGGCGAGGTATCCATACGGAATACCTCCAGCCTCTCCTGGATGAGATGGGGGAGGTAATCCGTAGTGAGCCCGACGCAGAATGGTGA
- a CDS encoding 1,2-phenylacetyl-CoA epoxidase subunit B yields the protein MSAPHTVTIQSLDPRINRLRIPAELPEFTPKPELDEWEPYEVFWKEKPGDQPVHVGTVHAPNPEMALVLAKEGYCRRGETYTIWVVRTADIYTFGPDDADIFATVPEKTYREPDAYKVVQKILRLKRQQQRERSSEEEG from the coding sequence ATGTCTGCCCCGCATACCGTGACGATTCAGTCCCTCGATCCTCGGATCAATCGCCTCCGCATTCCAGCAGAGCTTCCAGAGTTCACTCCGAAACCGGAGCTAGACGAGTGGGAGCCGTACGAGGTCTTCTGGAAAGAAAAGCCAGGGGACCAGCCAGTACACGTTGGCACTGTCCATGCTCCAAACCCAGAGATGGCTTTGGTACTGGCAAAAGAGGGCTACTGTCGCCGAGGCGAGACCTACACTATCTGGGTTGTCCGTACGGCTGATATCTACACCTTTGGTCCCGATGATGCGGACATCTTCGCGACAGTGCCCGAGAAAACCTACCGAGAGCCTGATGCCTACAAGGTTGTCCAGAAAATCCTACGTCTGAAGCGGCAGCAGCAGCGCGAGCGTTCGTCTGAAGAGGAAGGATGA
- the paaA gene encoding 1,2-phenylacetyl-CoA epoxidase subunit A: MYGNLSIIEPLKTEEREDPERLAEFEERIARGEKIEPGDWMPREYRRQVLRMVEQHAHSEIIGALPEGTWITRAPGFKRKLALMAKVQDEVGHAQLLYSAAETLGKPREQMINDLLSGKAKYSNVFNYPALTWADTAIIAWLIDAAAIINQTLNSKGSYGPYARALERICKEESFHLKYGYDNVVTLASGTKRQRQMLQEALNRWWKPIMHFFGPPDSMSVHSEKLLRWKVKMASNDEMRQMFLDAYVPKIWELGLTIPDPKLRKNPETGKWEYSDPDWDEFWRVINGNGPCNRERLAVRRMADELGAWVRRALLKPNGRYVAPLF; the protein is encoded by the coding sequence ATGTACGGCAACCTCAGCATCATTGAGCCTTTGAAGACGGAGGAGCGAGAGGATCCGGAGCGCCTGGCAGAGTTTGAGGAGCGGATTGCTCGCGGAGAGAAGATTGAGCCAGGGGACTGGATGCCACGAGAGTACCGTCGGCAAGTCCTTCGGATGGTTGAACAGCATGCCCATTCCGAAATTATCGGGGCCCTACCCGAAGGGACGTGGATCACTCGGGCCCCTGGCTTCAAACGGAAGCTGGCGCTCATGGCAAAGGTACAGGATGAGGTGGGTCACGCACAGCTCCTCTACAGCGCTGCAGAGACGCTCGGGAAGCCACGTGAGCAGATGATCAATGACCTGCTCAGCGGGAAGGCCAAGTATTCCAACGTCTTCAACTATCCAGCTCTGACATGGGCTGACACAGCTATCATTGCTTGGCTCATTGACGCTGCAGCAATCATCAATCAGACGCTGAATAGCAAGGGCTCCTATGGCCCATACGCCCGAGCTCTGGAGCGGATCTGCAAGGAAGAGTCCTTCCATCTGAAGTACGGATACGACAACGTCGTTACGCTCGCCAGCGGTACCAAGCGGCAGCGGCAAATGCTCCAAGAGGCCCTGAACCGGTGGTGGAAGCCGATCATGCACTTCTTCGGTCCGCCTGACTCTATGTCCGTGCACAGCGAAAAGCTACTGCGCTGGAAAGTCAAGATGGCGAGCAACGACGAGATGCGCCAGATGTTCCTAGATGCCTACGTTCCTAAGATCTGGGAGCTGGGATTGACCATCCCTGATCCCAAGCTGCGCAAAAACCCCGAAACAGGCAAATGGGAGTACTCCGATCCCGATTGGGATGAGTTCTGGCGCGTCATCAATGGGAATGGGCCATGCAATCGGGAGCGGTTGGCTGTTCGCCGTATGGCTGATGAGCTTGGAGCGTGGGTACGTCGCGCCCTCTTGAAACCGAATGGGCGGTATGTGGCACCTCTCTTCTGA
- a CDS encoding transcriptional repressor gives MPWFPMKPAEALKANSIDVEELKRRFAAFLQEQRYRNTEERMRILERIAEMPDHFTADELYVYMHTRGDKVSRATIYSTLELLTRCDLLVRHRFDRNGMKYELAARMPNHDHLFCLDCGRMVEFCIPQLQELVRRVAQQYELNAVRHSLQIFAHCPQLAECPYRT, from the coding sequence ATGCCCTGGTTTCCGATGAAGCCTGCAGAAGCTTTGAAGGCAAACTCAATAGACGTAGAGGAGCTGAAGCGTCGTTTCGCTGCATTTCTCCAGGAGCAGCGGTATAGGAATACCGAGGAGCGGATGCGGATTCTGGAGCGGATTGCCGAGATGCCGGACCACTTCACCGCTGATGAGCTCTACGTCTACATGCATACGCGGGGCGACAAGGTGTCGCGGGCGACAATTTACTCCACATTGGAGCTGTTAACGCGCTGCGATTTGCTGGTCCGGCATCGCTTTGACCGTAACGGGATGAAGTATGAATTGGCGGCGCGGATGCCGAACCATGACCATCTCTTCTGCCTAGACTGTGGTCGAATGGTGGAGTTCTGCATCCCGCAACTCCAGGAGCTAGTGCGGCGAGTGGCACAGCAGTATGAGTTGAACGCCGTGCGCCACTCGCTGCAGATCTTCGCCCATTGTCCACAACTGGCAGAGTGTCCGTACCGAACGTGA
- a CDS encoding TonB-dependent receptor, translating into MNRVARIAGLVLCILPRASDGQPLSQEPPGADSARIYRAPEVVVTGSRLPTIAERAPVRVEVLQPLPQTLAGLSSIAELLEESAGLLRQYRIRSGVQLMGLEPAYTLILLNGQPLTGRVAGVVDLRRIPVGSVERIEIVKGPMSSLYGSTALGGVINLITPRPQQGWEGQAAARYTTRGGSELQAGLGYGSSRIAAHLFGYFRHAQPFELTADSVGIPYAGATEVALQGTTYWHPSSAWEFQSDARWFQSQTRGAFAESFAGRVAVNRGRFRQREWSAAGTGSWTRRRARLQFGLFGNQYEEQYTWDVSQPLTGSSDDLLQRLGRLWVQYDLLWNVRYRFTFGGEWLVEEISGTRYPGRPIMRTLAAFTQWEGEPYEWLGYALSLRWDRTSAYGTQWNPKAAFLLRPWGSNAPQLRFSVGTGFRAPDPRQLFVQFTNQLQGAGYALLGARLLGLELQAERSIAADASLMIPIWFLLSIQGEGALEVRGFANWVRNLIEPFYVGRTGGIDVYSYRNIARIATRGFEVTASATVLPTSEWRLSAHVAYQWLDAVDVDVLDAIAAGRAGTQDPTTGHFTPLRRNQYGGLWGRSRHTLAGRIQLQYAPTMTWLTLHFHHRSRFGDEALDRNGVAVLNPPRRVLDRPDEYVPGYWNISAWLSQSWRTTPATVSWSAGVRNILNTSNPRFLPHLVGRQWFVGCEVRWDATEQ; encoded by the coding sequence ATGAACCGTGTAGCACGAATCGCCGGGCTAGTGCTATGCATCCTGCCAAGAGCAAGCGACGGGCAACCTCTATCACAGGAACCCCCTGGAGCCGATTCTGCGAGAATCTACCGAGCCCCGGAGGTTGTCGTGACTGGATCTCGGCTTCCCACCATCGCTGAACGCGCCCCTGTTCGAGTCGAAGTCCTCCAACCCCTCCCTCAGACTCTGGCAGGATTGTCCTCCATAGCTGAGCTCTTGGAGGAGTCGGCTGGGCTGCTTCGACAGTACCGAATCCGGAGCGGGGTTCAGCTCATGGGACTGGAACCGGCCTACACGCTCATCCTGCTGAATGGGCAGCCACTTACCGGTCGCGTAGCCGGTGTGGTGGACCTTCGGCGCATCCCCGTAGGGAGCGTTGAGCGAATCGAGATCGTCAAAGGGCCGATGTCTAGCCTCTACGGCAGCACGGCCCTGGGGGGCGTCATCAACTTGATTACACCGAGACCTCAGCAAGGCTGGGAAGGGCAGGCTGCAGCTCGTTACACTACCCGTGGCGGATCCGAACTTCAAGCGGGGCTGGGGTATGGTAGCTCACGTATCGCAGCCCATCTGTTTGGGTATTTCCGCCACGCACAGCCATTCGAGCTGACAGCGGATAGTGTAGGGATTCCCTATGCCGGAGCCACCGAGGTAGCTCTCCAAGGGACAACGTATTGGCACCCAAGCTCTGCATGGGAATTCCAGTCCGATGCTCGCTGGTTCCAGAGTCAAACACGAGGCGCATTCGCGGAGAGCTTTGCAGGACGAGTGGCCGTCAACCGAGGCCGATTCCGACAGCGGGAGTGGAGTGCGGCGGGGACTGGCTCCTGGACTCGACGCCGCGCACGGCTACAGTTCGGCCTCTTCGGTAATCAGTACGAGGAGCAGTACACCTGGGATGTTTCCCAACCCCTTACTGGAAGTTCAGACGACTTGCTACAGCGCTTGGGTCGCCTCTGGGTTCAGTACGACCTGCTGTGGAACGTACGATACCGCTTCACCTTCGGTGGGGAGTGGCTAGTGGAGGAGATCTCTGGAACCCGCTACCCTGGCAGGCCTATTATGCGTACTCTTGCAGCCTTCACACAGTGGGAGGGCGAACCCTATGAGTGGCTTGGCTATGCACTAAGCCTCCGGTGGGACCGGACCTCTGCATACGGAACTCAGTGGAATCCGAAGGCAGCCTTCTTACTGCGACCCTGGGGATCGAACGCCCCCCAGCTCCGCTTTTCCGTAGGCACAGGGTTCCGGGCCCCTGATCCTCGACAGCTCTTCGTTCAATTCACTAACCAACTGCAAGGGGCCGGGTATGCTCTCCTAGGGGCACGCCTGCTCGGCCTTGAGCTCCAAGCAGAGCGCTCTATTGCAGCCGATGCCAGCCTGATGATTCCCATCTGGTTCCTGCTCTCAATCCAGGGCGAAGGAGCTTTAGAAGTACGCGGCTTCGCCAACTGGGTGCGGAATCTCATCGAACCCTTCTACGTCGGGCGCACTGGAGGGATCGACGTCTACTCGTACCGCAACATTGCTCGGATCGCCACACGGGGTTTTGAAGTTACAGCCTCCGCGACTGTCTTGCCGACCTCAGAGTGGCGGCTTTCTGCCCATGTGGCCTACCAATGGCTCGACGCCGTCGATGTAGACGTGCTGGATGCTATTGCTGCCGGACGGGCCGGTACACAAGACCCTACCACAGGACACTTCACTCCACTACGCCGAAATCAATACGGCGGACTCTGGGGACGCTCTCGCCACACCCTTGCTGGACGCATACAGCTCCAGTATGCACCAACGATGACGTGGCTCACGCTTCACTTCCACCATCGGAGCCGCTTTGGGGACGAGGCCTTGGACCGGAACGGAGTCGCCGTGCTCAACCCGCCGCGGCGCGTTTTGGACCGCCCAGACGAGTATGTGCCCGGTTACTGGAATATCAGTGCCTGGTTGTCGCAGTCCTGGAGAACGACCCCTGCTACGGTGAGCTGGAGTGCTGGAGTTCGCAACATCCTCAACACCTCTAATCCCCGCTTCCTTCCCCACTTGGTAGGGCGTCAATGGTTTGTTGGCTGTGAAGTCCGTTGGGACGCTACCGAACAATGA